CAAACCCGGAAACCGGGTCGGGCGGGGGCGGCGCGTCGCCGTCGCCGCTGAAGTCCACGTCGCCCAGGTAGCGCGCCTTGTCCGCCGGGTAGCGCACCGCCACCGGCACGTCGGTGCCGGCCAGCGCGTCCAGCAGCCGTTCCAGCACGTAGGCCTTCTCGGCCGCGCCCTCGTGGCAGACCTCGGTCGCTTCCCAGCAGTGCCACTCGCCCCAGCGGCCCAGGAAGCCCGCCTGCATCACCGCGATCACGTCGGCGTTGCGCCGCACGATCGGGAGAAGCTGCTCGAGGTGGCGTTGGATCCGGCCCCAGTCGGCGTCGCCGTTTTCGCTGTAGCGGAAGCGCAGGATCAGCTTGAAGCCGCTGGTGCGCACCAGGTCGAAACCGTGCTGCAGGGTGGCGAGTTCGCCTTCCGTCAGGTCGCGGTCCGCCGGCAGCCAGGTTTCGTAGGGGTAGGCCAGGGTGTGGCCGCGGGCCCGCACCGAGGCGTAGACCTCGGCGTCGGGGTGGAAGAGGTCGACGTCGGTGGTGAAGAAGCCGCGGCCGGGGTTCAGGACGTTCTGCCCGGGCGGCAGCGGCGCGGGCGCGACCGCCGTCCAGCCCCCGCCGTCCGGCGCCTGTCCGGAGGTGCAGCCGGTCCAGAGGGCGGCGGCCAGCGCGAGGGTCGCGGCGGTCTTGCGCATGTTCCCCGATTCTACCGGCCGCCGGGGAGCTCGGGGGTGTAGGCGCCGGCCTGTTGGTAGGCGTTGTGCAGCGCGCGGGAGACCCCCAGGCTGTAGGTGTAGAGGCCCACCATGCGCGGGTAGCTCTCCGCTGTGGTGTCCCACAGCATCGCCGCCTGGACCTCCTCGGGGTGGACGCTCAGGTAGCGCTCGAGCCGGCGGGCGAAGGCGCTCTCCACGCCCAGGGCGACGGCGTAGGGGTAGAGGGCGCGCAGCGTCTCCGGGGTGTCCTCGGGCGCCTCGATGCGGCGCAGCTCGGCGGCGTCGGTGGTGCCCAGGTAGCGCGCCAGCCCCTCCAGGTGCCGCCAGGCCTCGGCGCCTTCGCGGGTGAGGGCGGGCAGCGAGCGGGCGCCCCACGCCGCGACCAGCAGCAGCGCCGTGGCGAGCGCGCCGGCGGGAGCGCCGGCGGCGAGGCCCAGCCCCAGGCCCCCCAGCAGGGCCGCGAGCAGCACGAGGAGCAGGCCGGCCCCGGCGCGCGCCAGTTCGCGGGGCCGGGCGAGGCCGGGCACCCGCCGGTGGCGTTCCCAGCCCAGGGCGGCGGCCTGCAGCGCCTGAGCGCCGAAGAAGACGTAGCCGAGGGTGAAGAAGCCGGCCAGCAGCGCCGCGTCGGCGTGGCCGTAGGCGAGCCGCGCGGCCAGGGCGAGGGCGAGCGACGCCAGGACGGTGACGGCGCCGACCGCCGCCCCGTTCGGGCGCAGGTAGGGGGCCGCGGCCTTGGCCAGGTTGCGCCCCAGCTCGCTGCGGGCCAGGAGCAGGGTTTCCCCGTTTTCGCGGCCGAGTTCGATCTGCGGACGCCGCCGGGGCACCAGGGCCTCCAGCAGGGCGCGCAGCTCGAGCGGCGGACTCGTCTCCGGCGGACCTGGCGCCCGGTCGATGCGCGGCTTGGGGCCGCCCACCACGTTCACGAAACCCCGCGCCGCCAGCTCGGCCACCGCCGCGGCGAAGACGCGCGCGGTCACGCTGCGGTCGCCCAGGTAAGCGGCCAGCGCCGCGCTCACGCCTTCGGGCGGCCGGAAGCGGGGGATCACCGGCGCGGCCGGGTCGCGCGGGTCTTTGCGAACGGCGAACAGCCCGGCGGCGAGCAGGAGCAGCGCCGCGGCCAGGAGGCCCGTGACCGGGCCGGCGGCCGGAGCGCCCTGCGCGAAGGCGGGGACGATCAAGGCCGGCGTCAGCGCGGCGCCGACGCCCGGGAGGGAAGGAATGCGCACCATCTTGTAATCGTTTTACCACCCGCCGCCGCCCCCGCCGCCTCCGCCGCCGCCCGAGAAGCCACCGGAGAAGCTGCCGGAGCCCGAGCCGGAGGCGGAACCGACCCGCGCGTAGGCCGTTTGCAGCGCCCGCGACACGCCGGTGCTGAACCCGGCGAAGCCAGCGCGGGGCGCCCCGTCCTCGCTGGGGCTCCAGAGCAGCGTCCGCGGGGCCGCCTCGGGGTGGACGCTCAGGTAGCGCTCGAGCCGGCGGGCGAAGGCGCTCTCCACGCCCAGGGCGACGGCGTAGGGGTAGAGGGCGCGCAGCGTCTCCGGGGTGTCCTCGGGCGCCTCGATGCGGCGCAGCTCGGCGGCGTCGGTGGTGCCCAGGTAGCGCGCCAGCCCCAGCAGCTGCCGCCAGACCGCGGCCCCCTCGGGCGTGAGCGCGGGCATCAGGTAGAGGCCGAACGCCCCCACGAGCACCAGCCCCGCCGCCAGCAGCCCTGCGGCCATACCGGCGAAGAGGCCCAGGAAGAGGCCGCCCAGGAGCGGCACCCCGAAGACGAAGAGCAGGCTCCCGCCGGCCCGCAGCAGCTCGGCCAGGGGGCTCACCCCCGGCACGAGCCGGTAGCGCTCCCAGGCCAGCGCCGCGGCGTGCAGCGCCGCGGCGGCGAAGAGCAGGTAGAACAGCACGGCCGCCCCCGCGAAGACGGCGACGCCGAACTCGCCGGCGAGGTGGCCCGCCAGCGCCGCGAGGACCAGCGTGACCGCCCCCGCGCCCGCCAGCGCCGCGGCGTGGTTGGGGCGCAGGTAGGGCGCGGCACGCCGCGCCAGGTTGCGGCCCAGTCCGGAGCGGGCCTCTTGCAGCGTCTCCGCGTGCGCGCGGTCGAGCGCGAGCTGCGGCCGCCGCGCGGGCACCAGCGCCTCCAGCAGGGCGCGCAGCTCGCGCGGTAGGCGTTCGTCGGTCGGCTTGGCGGTGCGGACGAGGCGGGGTTCGGAACCCCCGGAAACCTCGAGGAAGCCCCGCGCCGCCAGCTCGGCCACCGCCGCGGCGAAGGCCCGGGGCGTGAGGCTGCGGTCTTGCAGGTAGGCGGCCAGCGCCGCGCTCACGCCTTCGGGCGGCCGGAACCGGGGAATCACCGGGGCGCCGCCGGGGTCGCGGCCCACGCGCCGCCAGGCCCAGACCTCGAAGAGGACGAGGGCGGCCAGGACGAGGCCGAGCCCCGCCACCAGGGGGTCGAGCGGGGCCTCGTCGACGGGCAGGGCCGCCAGCGGCCAGGCGGCGTAGAGGGTAAGCCCCGACCCCGGCGGCAGCGGGGCGTCGAGGCGGAAGACGAGCGCCTCCGCCTCGGGGCGCAGGGGGGACGAGGCGCGCGAACCCAGGGGCCCGTAGAAGGCCCGCGCCTCCACGGCGTAGGGGTCGAGGCCCGGAGGCAGGACGAGGCGCACGCCCGTGCGCTCGATCGGGAAGCTCCATTCGTTGCCGGTCACGTTCCACTCGAGCGCGCCCCGGCCGGCACGGGCGACGGCGGCGTGTTTGGCGCGGTAGCGCAGGGTGTAGCGGTGCACCCCCAGCGGGGCGAGGGCGTCCGGGGATCCCAGGTAGACGCGCAGGCCCTGGGCCGAGGTCTGGACCCGCCAGGGGATCGGCGCGCCGTCGAGCCGGGCGCCTTCGATCGTGTAGCGCACGGCGGTCGCGGACGCCGCCCCCCAGGCCGCCACGGGCCGCTTCAGCAGGTCGCGGTAGATGCCCCGGCGGATGCGGTCGTGCTCGATGCGCACGGTCAGGTCCTCGGTCACCGCGAGATGGCCGCCGGGCAAGAGCTCCAGCTCGGCCCGGAAGTCGAGGATCGCCTCGCGGGCGCCCGCGAGGCCGAACAGGGTGACCAGCAGCAGGGGCAGGAGCCGGGCTACCACTTCACCTCCGGCGCCCGGGCTTCGGTGGCCAGCGGCAGTTCGAAGTAGCGCGCCGGGGTGAAGCCGAAGCGGCGGGCGACGAGGAGGGTGGGAAACGACTCGAGCAGGGTGTTGTAGATCCGCACGGCCCCGTTGTAGTAGCGCCGCGCCAGCTGCAGTGCCTCCTCCACCTCGACGAGCTGCCGCTGCAGGCTGAGGAAGTTCGCGCTCGCCTTCAGCTCGGGGTAGGCCTCGGCCACCGCGAGCAGCCGTTCGAGCTCGTGGCTCAGCTCGGCCTCCTCCTCCAGGTCGGGCACGTTGCGGCTGCGCAGCCGCGCCACGCGCTCGAGCAGCCCCCGCTCGTGCCGGGCGTAGGCCCCCACGGCGTCGACGAGCATCGGCACCAGGTCGTGCCGGCGCTTGAGCTGCACGTCGATGCCCGACCAGCCCTCCTTGACCGCGTTGCGCGCCGCCACCAGGCGGTTGTAGGTCCAGGCGAGCCAGAGGAGCAGCAGGAGAACGACGAACCAAAGCGCGTAGGCCGTAGGGGTCACGAAGCCATTCTACCGTCGCCGCCGGGGCCGACCGGGCGGTTTCGTGGTAGCGTAAGGCTAGCCCCGCAAGGGGTGACAACTCGGCCTCGAGGTCCCTGGTGCCTGGCGCGCGTAGCCCAGGCTTAAAGTGGGGAAGTCCGGTGAGAGTCCGGCGCTGTCCCGCAACGGTCATGGCTCCCCCAGAGGAGCACGAGCCCGAACACCTGCCAGGGAAGCCCCGCACCCCACGGGGCACCTCTCGCGGAAGGGGGCGGTTAGGGGGCGTCATGCACATGACCCTGAACCCTGCCGCGCGCAGGGTGTTTTCTTTCCCCCACCTCCCGAGCAAGGGGCCGAGGTACGGAGGTGGTTGTATGAAAAAGCTCGTCTTCCTGTTGGCCCTCCTCGCAAGCCTGGCCCTGGCCACGTCCTACCCGCTCGTCGTCACCGACGACCTGGGGCGCACGGTCACGATCCCCGCCGAGCCCCAGCGCATCGTGGTGATGCTGCCCTCGGCCACCGAGACGCTCTGCGCCGTGGGCGCCTGCGACCGGATCGTGGCCACCGACGACTACTCCAACTGGCCCCCCGAGGTGGCGGACAAGCCCAAGGCCGGGGGGCTGTACAACCCCAACGTCGAGCTCATCGCCAGCTTCGAACCCGACCTGGTGGTCACCAGCAAGTACGGCAAGCTCACCGAGGCCCTGGAGCAGCTGGGCCTCACCGTCTACGCGGTCAACACCCAGACCTTCGAGGACATCTTCCGCACCGCCCGCACCCTCGGCGAGCTCGTGAACCGCGAGGCGGAGGCCGAGGCGCTCGTCGCCCGCATCAACCGGGAGGTCTACGCGCTGGAATCGCAGGCGGCCAAGGCGGCCGACCGCCCGACGGTCTACTACGAGATCGACGCCACCCCCTACACCGTGGGCCCCGGCTCCTTCATCGGCGTGCTCATCGCCAAGGCGCGCGGGGTGAACGTGATCCCCGCCGAGCTGGGCCTCTTCCCCAAGATCAGCCCCGAGCTGGTGGTGGAGAAGAACCCCGAGGTGATCGTGCTGGGCGACGCGCCCTACGGCGTGACCGCGGCCAAGATCGCCGAGCGGCCGGGCTGGGCGGCCGTTCAGGCGGTGAAGGACGGCCGCGTCTGCGAACTGACCAAGGAGCAGACCGACGTGGTTCACCGCCCCGGCCCCCGGGTCGCCGAGGGGCTCCGGGTGCTTATCGACTGCTTCCACCCCGGCCTGCTAGGCGAGTAGGCGAAACGTGCGCACGCTCGGCTGGCTGCTCCTGCTCGGCGCCCTCGCCCTGGCCGTGGTGCTGGGGGTGATGGTGGGTGCGGTGCCGCTGGGGCCGGACCGGGTGCTCACCGCGCTCGCCGACGGCCTGACGGGTCGGGCGGTCGACCCCATCGTCTGGCAGATCCGGCTGCCGCGGGTGCTCATGGCGGTCCTGGTGGGGGCGGCGCTTGGCGTTTCGGGAGCCGTCTACCAGGGGTTGTTCCGCAACCCCCTCGCCGACCCCTACCTGATGGGCGCGGCTTCGGGGGCGGCCTTCGGGGCCACGGTGGCGCTCACCCTTACCGGATCGCTCTCGAGCGCCTACGCCCACAGCGTCGCCGAACGCTGGCCCGCGAGCGTGCCCCTCTTCGCCTTCGCGGGCGCGGTGGGCGCGGTGGCGCTGGCCGTCGTCCTCGCCGGCGGGGTGGCGCGGCGGTACAACCTGATCCTCGCGGGGGTGGTCGTGGGCAGCGTGCTGATCGGCCTCACCACCTACCTGATGATGCTCGACGCCGACCGGGTGCGCGCCGTCTTCAGCTACACCCTGGGCAACCTGGCCTTCAGCGGCTGGCCCGACGTGCACCGGCTCGCGGCGTACCTGGCGGTCGCGCTCCTGCCGCTCTTCTTCTTCGGGCGTGCGCTCAACGCGCTGCAGCTGGGCGACGCGGTGGCCCACACGCTGGGGTTGCCGCTCGCCTGGATCAAACTGGGCCTGATCCTGGGGGCGACGCTGGCCACGGCGGCCGCGGTGGCCCAGGTCGGCATCGTCGGGTTCGTGGGGTTGATCGTTCCCCACACGATGCGCCGGTTCGCGGGCGAGGACTACCGGGCGCTCGTGCCCGCGAGCGCGCTCGGCGGGGCGGTGCTCTTGGTGCTGGCCGACCTGCTGGCGCGGATGCTGGTGCGGCCGGCCGAGCTGCCGGTGGGCGTGGTGACGACGCTGCTCGGCGGCCCCTTCTTCCTCTACCTGCTCAGGAGGCAGCGTGCTTGAGGCGCGGGGCCTGCACTTCGGCTACCCGCAGGGGCCGCGGGTGCTGGCGGGGGTGGAGCTGCGGCTCGAGCCCGGAACCTGGCTCGCGGTGCTGGGGCCCAACGGATCGGGCAAGACGACGCTGCTTGCGCTGCTGCTGGGCCTGCTGCGCCCCAGCGCCGGCGAGGTCCGCCTGGACGGGCGCGCCCTGCACGCCTGGAGCGCGGCCGCGCGCGGCCGCCGGATCGCCTACCTTCCCCAAAACGGCCCCTACCCGCCGGGGCTCACCGCCGAGGAGGTGGTCCGCCTCGGCCGCCTGCCCCACCTGGGGTTGTGGAGCCGCGAGGGCCCGGAGGACGAGGCCGCGGTGGCCTGGGCCATGCGGGTCACGGAAACGGCCGCGCTGGCGGACCGGCCCCTGGCCGCCCTCTCCGGAGGGGAGCGGCAGCGGGTCTTGCTCGCCCGGGCCCTGGCGCAGCGCCCCCGCTACCTGCTCCTCGACGAACCCACCAACCACCTCGACCTGCACCACCAGGCGGCCCTGCTCAGGTTGCTGGGGCGGCTCGCCGCCGAGGGCATCGGGGTCGCGAGCGTCTTTCACGACCCCAACCACGCGCTCGCGGCGCGCCGGGCGGTGCTGCTCGAGGGCGGCCGGGTCGCCGACGCCGGAACCCCGGAGCAGGTGATCACGGGGGCGGCGTTCCGCCGGGTGTACGCGGGGGACGTCCGCGTCCTGCGCGGCGAGGGCCGGGTGGCGGTGCTGCCGCGCTGGGCGGAGGTGGAGGAATGAAGGGAAGCCTGAGGGCCACCGGGAACCTGCTGGTCGTGGACCTGGGCGAGGTGCGCCGGCTGGTCAGCGAGAGCGGGCCGCGGCTCGCGCGCTACGTGGCCGTGGTGCGCTCGGAGAAGGTGCGCGCCTGCACCCGGGCGGGCACGAACCGCTTCGGGCCGCTCTTGTTGCGCCACGGCCTGCCGCCGGGCGAGACGGTCGTCTACACCACGACGGACGACACCCTGGACTTCGAGATCGAAGGGCGCACCGTGCGCGTGGGGGGCGTGGCCATCTACCCCGAGGGGGCGCCTGAGTGGGTGGAGACGCCCTACTACGTGTGGGTGGAGGGAGCGGACGATGAACAAGGAACGGCCTAAAGGCGAGCGCCGCGGGCTGGTGCTCGTCTACACCGGCGACGGCAAGGGCAAGACGACCGCGGCCCTGGGCCTGGTGCTGCGCGCGCTGGGCCGCGGCTTCCGGCCGCGCATCTTTCAGTTCATGAAGCACGAGCGCGCCGCCTTCGGCGAGCACCGGGCGCTCGAGAAGCTGGGCGTGCCCATCGAAGGGTTGGGCGACGGGTTCAGCTGGCGCTCGCGCGATCTGGAGAAGTCCGCGGAGCTGGCGCGGGCGGGCTGGCAGCGGGCGGCGGCGGCCATCGCCTCGGGGGACTGGGACCTGGTCGTTCTCGACGAGGTGACCTACCCGCTTCGGTTCGGCTGGATTCCCGTGACCGAAGTCGTGGAAACCCTGCGCGCCCGGCCGCGGCACGTGCACGTGGTGCTCACCGGCCGCGACGCCCCGGCGCAGCTCGTGGCGCTGGCCGACACCGTGACCGAGATGAAGAAGATCAAGCACGCCTACGACGCCGGCGTGCCGGCGCAAAAGGGCATGGAGCATTAGGCTGGGGTATGGACCGGCGGATCGAGGCCTTGCGGGCGTTTCGGCGTCGCCACCGGCTGCGTTCGCTGGAGCAGGATGGTCGGGTCTGGCGTTACTACGCACTGGGCGAAGGACGGCGCACCCTCCTCTTCCTGCACGGCATGGCCGGCGCCGGCGACATCTGGTTCCAGCAGCTCGAGGCCTACGCGGAGCGCTGGCGGGTGGTGGCCCCCACCTACCCGGCGACCGGGTCGCTGGAGGGGCTGGCGGGCGGCGTTTGGGCGGTGCTCGACGCGGCGGGCGCGCCGAGCGCGGTGGTGGTCGGCACCTCGCTCGGCGGCCTGCTGGCCCAGTACCTGGCGGCCCGCCGCCCGGAGCGGGTGGAGCGGGCCGTCTTCGCCAACACCTTTCCACCGGGTCATCCCGAGATCCTGAAGGGCCGCCGCATGGCGGCGCTCGCCCGCTGGCTGCCCGAGCGGCTGGTGCTGGGGGCGATGCTGCACAACGCCCGGCGAAAGCTGGTGCCGGCTGCCGGCGGCGATGCGCTGCTCGCCTACTACCTGGAGGAACAGTACACCCGCCGGATGCGCAAGGCCGACGTCCTGGCCCGTTCGCGGGCCGTTTTCGAAACCTTCGCGCTCCCCGAGCCGCGCATGCCCCACGCCGTCTTCGAGGCCGCGAACGATCCGCTCATCCCGCCGCGGGCGCGCGCCGACCTGAAGGCGCGCTACCCGGAGGCCTTCGTGCGCGACCTTGGGGCCGTGGGCCACTTTCCCTACCTGAGCCATCCCGAGCGCTTCAACGCCGCGCTCGACGCGTTCTTGGAGTCGTGAAGCTGCCGCGTCTGGTGATCGCCGCGCCGTCGTCGGGTTCGGGAAAAACGACGGTGGCGGCGGTCTTGCTGGCGGCCTGGCGGGCGCGGGGCCGGGTCGTGCAGCCCTTCAAGGCGGGCCCCGACTACATCGATCCTACCCACCTGGGCCGGGCGGCGGGGCGGACGCCGCGCAACCTCGACGGCTGGTTCCTCGACCGGCCCGAGCTGCTCGAGGTCTTCCGGCGCGGATCGGCGGGTGCGGAGGGCGCGCTGGTGGAAGGGGTGATGGGGCTCTTCGACGGGCGCGACGCCCTGGGGCGCGAGGGCTCCACCGCCCAGGCGGCGCGCTGGCTGGACGCGCCGGTGGTGCTGGTGGTGGACGCGCGGGCGATGGCCGGCTCCATCGCCGCGCTGGTGCGGGGGTTTCGCGACCACGACCCGCGCCTGTGGCTGGCAGGGGTGGTGGCCAACCGGGTGGGCTCGGCGCGGCACGCGGAGATCCTGACCGAGGCGCTCGAGCCCGTGGGGGTGCCGCTGCTGGGCTACCTGCCGCGCGACCCCGCGTTCGCGCTGCCCGAGCGGCACCTGGGCCTGGTGCCGGCCGGCGAGCGTTCGCTCGAACCCGAAGCCTGGGCCCGGGCGGCGGGCACGCTCGACGTGGAGGCGCTGTGGCGGCTGGCGCAGGCGGCGCCGGCGCTCGAGCTTCCCCCGCATCGTTTGCCCGAAGGGCGCCGGCCCCTGCGGGCGCGGATCGCGGTGGCCCGGGACGCCGCCTTCAGCTTTTACTACCCCGAGGCGCTCGAGCTGCTCGAGCAGCTGGGCGCGGAGCTCGTGCCCTTCAGCCCGCTCGCGGACGAGGGGCCGCCCGAGGACGCGGGCGCGGTCTGGATCGGTGGGGGGTATCCCGAGCTCTACGCGCGCGAGCTGGCCGCGAACCGGGGCGCGCTGGCGGCGCTGCGCCGCTTCCCGGGGCCGGTCTACGCCGAGTGCGGCGGCCTGATGTACCTCTCCGAGGCCCTCGAGACCCCCGAGGGGCGCTATGCGATGGTCGGCCTGGTGCCCGGCGCGGCGCGCATGCAAAACCGCCCCACCCTGGGCTACCGTCACGTCGAGGCGCTGGCCGACGGTCCGGTGGCCCGGCGCGGCTGGCGCGCCAAGGGGCACGCCTTCCACTACTCCACCCGCCCCGCGGTGGAGCCCGCGGCCTGGCGGCGGGTGGACGGGACCGAGCGCGAGGGCTACTCGGACGGCCGGGTGCACGCCAGCTACACCCACCTCTACTTCCCGGCGGCGCCCGAGCTGGCCCGGCGCTTCGTCGAGGCGGCCGCCGCGCGCGCGGGGGTGTGAGTTGGCCGTCCTGCTCGCCGCCCTCCTCGACGCCGTCTTTCGCGAACCGCCCGCGCGGCTGCACCCGGTGGTGGGGATCGGGCGGCTGCTGGCGGGGCTCGAGTGCTTCTGGCGCGCGGGCGCGGGCGCGGGCGCGCTGGCCTGGCTCGCGGGGGCGGCGGCGGTGCTCGCGCTTTCCTCGCTGGCGTGGTGGGGTGTGAGCGCGCTCGAAGCGCCCGGCCGCGCGCTGCTGGCCGGCCTGCTGCTGTGGCCGGCCTTCTCGCTGCAGATGCTCACGGGCGAGGTGGCCGCGGTGGAGGCGGCGCTTTCGCGCGATCTGGACGAAGCCCGCGCGCGGCTTGCGCGGCTGGTGAGCCGCGACACTCGGGGACTCGATGCGGCCGGGGTGCGCATGGCGGCCTTGGAGACCCTGGCCGAGAACCTTTCCGACAGCTTGGTGGCTCCGCTCTTCTACTTCGTCCTCTTCGGCCTTCCGGGGGCCTGGCTCTACCGCTACGCCAACACCGCCGACGCGGTCTGGGGCTACCGCACGCCCCGCTACCGGCGCTGGGGGTGGCTGGCGGCCCGGGCCGACGACCTGCTGAACTGGATTCCCGCGCGCCTGACCGGCTTGCTGCTGGCCCCGCGGGGCCTCGCGGCGCTGCGCCGCGAGGCCG
This genomic stretch from Oceanithermus profundus DSM 14977 harbors:
- a CDS encoding DUF2207 family protein; the protein is MVRIPSLPGVGAALTPALIVPAFAQGAPAAGPVTGLLAAALLLLAAGLFAVRKDPRDPAAPVIPRFRPPEGVSAALAAYLGDRSVTARVFAAAVAELAARGFVNVVGGPKPRIDRAPGPPETSPPLELRALLEALVPRRRPQIELGRENGETLLLARSELGRNLAKAAAPYLRPNGAAVGAVTVLASLALALAARLAYGHADAALLAGFFTLGYVFFGAQALQAAALGWERHRRVPGLARPRELARAGAGLLLVLLAALLGGLGLGLAAGAPAGALATALLLVAAWGARSLPALTREGAEAWRHLEGLARYLGTTDAAELRRIEAPEDTPETLRALYPYAVALGVESAFARRLERYLSVHPEEVQAAMLWDTTAESYPRMVGLYTYSLGVSRALHNAYQQAGAYTPELPGGR
- a CDS encoding DUF2207 family protein, producing MVARLLPLLLVTLFGLAGAREAILDFRAELELLPGGHLAVTEDLTVRIEHDRIRRGIYRDLLKRPVAAWGAASATAVRYTIEGARLDGAPIPWRVQTSAQGLRVYLGSPDALAPLGVHRYTLRYRAKHAAVARAGRGALEWNVTGNEWSFPIERTGVRLVLPPGLDPYAVEARAFYGPLGSRASSPLRPEAEALVFRLDAPLPPGSGLTLYAAWPLAALPVDEAPLDPLVAGLGLVLAALVLFEVWAWRRVGRDPGGAPVIPRFRPPEGVSAALAAYLQDRSLTPRAFAAAVAELAARGFLEVSGGSEPRLVRTAKPTDERLPRELRALLEALVPARRPQLALDRAHAETLQEARSGLGRNLARRAAPYLRPNHAAALAGAGAVTLVLAALAGHLAGEFGVAVFAGAAVLFYLLFAAAALHAAALAWERYRLVPGVSPLAELLRAGGSLLFVFGVPLLGGLFLGLFAGMAAGLLAAGLVLVGAFGLYLMPALTPEGAAVWRQLLGLARYLGTTDAAELRRIEAPEDTPETLRALYPYAVALGVESAFARRLERYLSVHPEAAPRTLLWSPSEDGAPRAGFAGFSTGVSRALQTAYARVGSASGSGSGSFSGGFSGGGGGGGGGGGW
- a CDS encoding LemA family protein, giving the protein MTPTAYALWFVVLLLLLWLAWTYNRLVAARNAVKEGWSGIDVQLKRRHDLVPMLVDAVGAYARHERGLLERVARLRSRNVPDLEEEAELSHELERLLAVAEAYPELKASANFLSLQRQLVEVEEALQLARRYYNGAVRIYNTLLESFPTLLVARRFGFTPARYFELPLATEARAPEVKW
- a CDS encoding ABC transporter substrate-binding protein, with the translated sequence MKKLVFLLALLASLALATSYPLVVTDDLGRTVTIPAEPQRIVVMLPSATETLCAVGACDRIVATDDYSNWPPEVADKPKAGGLYNPNVELIASFEPDLVVTSKYGKLTEALEQLGLTVYAVNTQTFEDIFRTARTLGELVNREAEAEALVARINREVYALESQAAKAADRPTVYYEIDATPYTVGPGSFIGVLIAKARGVNVIPAELGLFPKISPELVVEKNPEVIVLGDAPYGVTAAKIAERPGWAAVQAVKDGRVCELTKEQTDVVHRPGPRVAEGLRVLIDCFHPGLLGE
- a CDS encoding FecCD family ABC transporter permease, which gives rise to MRTLGWLLLLGALALAVVLGVMVGAVPLGPDRVLTALADGLTGRAVDPIVWQIRLPRVLMAVLVGAALGVSGAVYQGLFRNPLADPYLMGAASGAAFGATVALTLTGSLSSAYAHSVAERWPASVPLFAFAGAVGAVALAVVLAGGVARRYNLILAGVVVGSVLIGLTTYLMMLDADRVRAVFSYTLGNLAFSGWPDVHRLAAYLAVALLPLFFFGRALNALQLGDAVAHTLGLPLAWIKLGLILGATLATAAAVAQVGIVGFVGLIVPHTMRRFAGEDYRALVPASALGGAVLLVLADLLARMLVRPAELPVGVVTTLLGGPFFLYLLRRQRA
- a CDS encoding ABC transporter ATP-binding protein yields the protein MLEARGLHFGYPQGPRVLAGVELRLEPGTWLAVLGPNGSGKTTLLALLLGLLRPSAGEVRLDGRALHAWSAAARGRRIAYLPQNGPYPPGLTAEEVVRLGRLPHLGLWSREGPEDEAAVAWAMRVTETAALADRPLAALSGGERQRVLLARALAQRPRYLLLDEPTNHLDLHHQAALLRLLGRLAAEGIGVASVFHDPNHALAARRAVLLEGGRVADAGTPEQVITGAAFRRVYAGDVRVLRGEGRVAVLPRWAEVEE
- the cobO gene encoding cob(I)yrinic acid a,c-diamide adenosyltransferase, whose protein sequence is MNKERPKGERRGLVLVYTGDGKGKTTAALGLVLRALGRGFRPRIFQFMKHERAAFGEHRALEKLGVPIEGLGDGFSWRSRDLEKSAELARAGWQRAAAAIASGDWDLVVLDEVTYPLRFGWIPVTEVVETLRARPRHVHVVLTGRDAPAQLVALADTVTEMKKIKHAYDAGVPAQKGMEH
- a CDS encoding alpha/beta fold hydrolase; translated protein: MDRRIEALRAFRRRHRLRSLEQDGRVWRYYALGEGRRTLLFLHGMAGAGDIWFQQLEAYAERWRVVAPTYPATGSLEGLAGGVWAVLDAAGAPSAVVVGTSLGGLLAQYLAARRPERVERAVFANTFPPGHPEILKGRRMAALARWLPERLVLGAMLHNARRKLVPAAGGDALLAYYLEEQYTRRMRKADVLARSRAVFETFALPEPRMPHAVFEAANDPLIPPRARADLKARYPEAFVRDLGAVGHFPYLSHPERFNAALDAFLES
- a CDS encoding cobyrinate a,c-diamide synthase, encoding MKLPRLVIAAPSSGSGKTTVAAVLLAAWRARGRVVQPFKAGPDYIDPTHLGRAAGRTPRNLDGWFLDRPELLEVFRRGSAGAEGALVEGVMGLFDGRDALGREGSTAQAARWLDAPVVLVVDARAMAGSIAALVRGFRDHDPRLWLAGVVANRVGSARHAEILTEALEPVGVPLLGYLPRDPAFALPERHLGLVPAGERSLEPEAWARAAGTLDVEALWRLAQAAPALELPPHRLPEGRRPLRARIAVARDAAFSFYYPEALELLEQLGAELVPFSPLADEGPPEDAGAVWIGGGYPELYARELAANRGALAALRRFPGPVYAECGGLMYLSEALETPEGRYAMVGLVPGAARMQNRPTLGYRHVEALADGPVARRGWRAKGHAFHYSTRPAVEPAAWRRVDGTEREGYSDGRVHASYTHLYFPAAPELARRFVEAAAARAGV
- the cbiB gene encoding adenosylcobinamide-phosphate synthase CbiB, which translates into the protein MAVLLAALLDAVFREPPARLHPVVGIGRLLAGLECFWRAGAGAGALAWLAGAAAVLALSSLAWWGVSALEAPGRALLAGLLLWPAFSLQMLTGEVAAVEAALSRDLDEARARLARLVSRDTRGLDAAGVRMAALETLAENLSDSLVAPLFYFVLFGLPGAWLYRYANTADAVWGYRTPRYRRWGWLAARADDLLNWIPARLTGLLLAPRGLAALRREAGRTPSPNAGWPMGALALALGVRLEKRGAYVLHPSGRAPEPADLRRALVRVRRVAVAVYALAALLSWGRWGL